The Zobellia alginiliquefaciens genome contains a region encoding:
- a CDS encoding SCO family protein, whose amino-acid sequence MKLQFYKSTSEMNLFGKLKYPLPTILFFTLSASILLYVLLSSSTKLPIYNATDFNAELVDTSVQGSLEKHTIANFHLINQNNEIVTQENYRNKIYVADFFFTRCPTICPVMANNMKKLQDEFLNEDDVMLLSMSVTPALDSVSVLKKYSERHGAIDTKWHITTGDKKHIYNLARKSFFAAVDQGDGGFQDFIHTPNFILIDKKKRIRGVYDGTNTNHLTQLTTDIKTLQGETP is encoded by the coding sequence TTGAAACTTCAGTTTTATAAGTCCACATCCGAAATGAACCTGTTTGGCAAGTTAAAATATCCGCTACCTACTATCCTATTTTTTACTCTATCAGCGAGTATTTTGTTGTACGTCCTACTTTCCTCAAGCACCAAATTACCTATTTATAATGCAACGGATTTTAATGCGGAATTAGTTGATACTTCCGTTCAGGGAAGTTTGGAAAAACACACGATAGCCAATTTTCACCTAATCAACCAGAACAATGAAATAGTTACCCAAGAAAATTATAGAAACAAAATCTACGTAGCCGATTTCTTCTTTACACGTTGTCCCACCATCTGCCCGGTAATGGCCAACAACATGAAAAAATTGCAAGATGAATTCCTGAACGAGGATGATGTAATGCTCCTTTCCATGTCCGTAACGCCAGCACTGGATAGTGTATCCGTTTTAAAGAAGTACAGTGAAAGACATGGTGCCATAGATACGAAATGGCATATTACCACGGGCGACAAAAAACATATATATAACCTAGCGCGAAAAAGCTTTTTTGCCGCCGTTGACCAAGGCGATGGAGGTTTTCAAGATTTCATACACACCCCTAATTTTATTTTAATCGATAAAAAAAAGAGAATTAGAGGTGTTTATGATGGCACCAATACGAACCATTTAACCCAATTGACTACCGATATTAAAACTTTACAAGGTGAAACTCCGTAA
- a CDS encoding tetratricopeptide repeat protein, whose translation MKAKLPLPWITVLFFLTIYFLHKDANSYQINGYQKASFSFTKCTPAKFMLNGVDTTKQISPLFNNLGNLHFPIATKNERAQQFFDQGIKLSYAFNHAEAHRSFLEAARLDSKSAMAYWGQAYALGPNINDPLPDEQRKTKINEALVMANNMAPTANKKEQALIKALNARYSTDLDMDPDLLDLAYFKEMEKVVVQYPNDANILILFAQSAMNTTRWNYWDKNGNPGPNIKAAKTALEKAMELEPENPGGHHYYIHMVELPHPDMGVKSADKLASLMPGAGHIVHMPSHIYIRVGRYLDAVKTNQTAIAADEDYIAQCFSQGLYPLAYYPHNIHFLWSSASLLGASEIAIDAAKKTAEKVPVGELKELPFLQDFAATPLLAYTRFGKWNQILTIPAPDSEIKHLNLIRHYARGIAFIRKGNLKKAQEELEALESIRKDPELETLVATANNASIRSAHIAYEVVAGELEASKGNHDQAIMHLEKAVELEDGLTYTEPAAWHIPTRQNLGAVLLKAEQYDKAETIFKEDLDVLRQNGWSLMGLYHALQFQNKSEEAKAIKAEFDKAWEHADIKIETSVL comes from the coding sequence ATGAAAGCAAAACTTCCACTACCTTGGATTACTGTATTATTCTTCCTAACGATATATTTTTTACATAAGGATGCCAACTCTTACCAAATAAACGGGTATCAAAAAGCGTCGTTCAGTTTTACTAAGTGTACTCCGGCAAAATTTATGTTGAACGGAGTTGATACCACCAAACAGATTTCGCCATTGTTCAATAACTTGGGAAATCTTCATTTTCCGATAGCTACAAAAAATGAGCGCGCTCAGCAATTCTTTGACCAGGGCATAAAGCTGTCCTACGCCTTTAACCATGCAGAAGCTCATAGGTCTTTTTTGGAAGCCGCCAGATTGGATTCCAAATCGGCCATGGCGTACTGGGGGCAAGCGTATGCCCTTGGCCCAAATATTAACGACCCCTTACCGGACGAACAACGAAAAACCAAAATTAACGAAGCATTGGTCATGGCCAATAACATGGCACCAACCGCAAATAAAAAAGAACAAGCTTTAATAAAAGCACTGAACGCCAGATACAGTACAGACCTTGACATGGACCCGGACCTTCTGGACCTTGCCTATTTTAAGGAAATGGAAAAAGTGGTCGTACAGTATCCGAACGATGCCAATATTCTAATTCTCTTTGCACAGTCGGCCATGAATACGACAAGGTGGAACTATTGGGACAAGAACGGAAACCCAGGCCCGAATATCAAAGCAGCAAAAACGGCCTTGGAAAAGGCTATGGAACTTGAGCCCGAAAACCCTGGCGGACACCATTACTATATACACATGGTAGAATTACCGCATCCGGATATGGGCGTAAAAAGTGCGGACAAATTGGCTTCCCTCATGCCCGGTGCAGGCCATATTGTTCATATGCCTTCCCATATCTATATTAGAGTGGGAAGATATTTAGATGCCGTAAAAACAAATCAAACCGCTATTGCCGCAGATGAAGATTATATTGCTCAATGCTTTTCGCAGGGGCTTTACCCTTTAGCGTATTACCCCCATAACATTCACTTTTTGTGGTCTTCCGCAAGTCTTTTGGGTGCTAGTGAAATTGCTATAGATGCAGCAAAAAAAACAGCCGAAAAGGTTCCCGTGGGTGAACTAAAGGAGCTACCTTTTCTACAGGATTTTGCCGCTACGCCCCTATTGGCCTATACCCGATTTGGAAAATGGAACCAAATTTTGACCATCCCCGCCCCGGATTCGGAAATTAAGCATCTCAATCTTATTCGCCATTACGCCAGGGGCATTGCCTTTATAAGAAAAGGTAACCTGAAAAAAGCCCAAGAGGAACTAGAGGCGTTAGAATCCATCAGAAAAGACCCTGAACTGGAAACCCTTGTTGCAACGGCAAATAATGCGTCTATCCGTTCAGCCCATATAGCTTACGAAGTGGTGGCGGGGGAATTGGAAGCCTCAAAAGGTAATCACGATCAAGCCATTATGCATTTGGAAAAAGCAGTAGAACTAGAAGACGGTCTTACTTATACGGAGCCTGCTGCTTGGCATATTCCTACTCGACAAAATTTAGGCGCAGTGCTTTTAAAAGCTGAGCAATATGATAAAGCCGAAACGATATTTAAAGAAGATTTAGATGTCCTTAGACAGAACGGATGGTCTTTAATGGGACTTTACCACGCTTTACAATTTCAAAACAAATCAGAAGAGGCAAAGGCTATCAAAGCCGAATTTGATAAAGCTTGGGAGCACGCCGATATAAAAATTGAAACTTCAGTTTTATAA